In the genome of Ignavibacteriales bacterium, one region contains:
- the rdgB gene encoding RdgB/HAM1 family non-canonical purine NTP pyrophosphatase → MKRIIFASKNKGKILEVRHILNDCNIELLSLLDYDGFPDIIESGVTFEENAKIKAEAVYNHFRIPAIADDSGIEVKQLGWKPGVYSARYAGENATDDDNNKKLINEISRFPEPHHARYFCCAVYFDGYKMNPAFGEIKGRIIFTPRGTNGFGYDPYFVADDYDVTMAELPPEIKNSISHRFRAFNEIKKFLK, encoded by the coding sequence ATGAAGAGAATAATTTTTGCTTCAAAGAATAAGGGAAAAATTTTAGAAGTGAGACATATACTGAATGATTGTAATATTGAATTGCTTTCATTACTGGATTATGACGGCTTTCCTGATATTATCGAATCAGGAGTAACCTTCGAAGAAAACGCAAAAATAAAAGCTGAGGCTGTATACAATCATTTTAGAATTCCAGCTATTGCAGATGATTCCGGAATTGAAGTCAAACAGCTTGGATGGAAACCGGGGGTTTATTCAGCAAGATATGCAGGTGAGAACGCAACGGATGATGATAATAATAAAAAATTAATCAATGAAATTAGCAGATTTCCTGAACCTCATCACGCAAGATATTTTTGCTGCGCAGTTTATTTTGATGGATATAAAATGAACCCGGCGTTTGGAGAAATAAAGGGAAGAATTATTTTTACTCCGCGCGGCACAAATGGATTTGGATACGATCCTTATTTTGTTGCTGATGATTATGATGTAACAATGGCTGAGCTTCCGCCTGAAATAAAAAACTCAATCAGCCATCGCTTCAGAGCGTTTAATGAAATCAAAAAGTTTTTAAAATAA